The following coding sequences lie in one Myxococcus xanthus genomic window:
- a CDS encoding cellulose synthase family protein, with protein sequence MTTVEIIFLGVYFSLLCVLGVYGSHRYRMAFLYYRHKFKLPTPKGALESLPKVTIQLPIFNEMYVVERLVESVCRIDYPRDLLEIQVLDDSTDETCGIARACVERQRQKGHDIVYIHRVNRQGFKAGALENGLKLAKGQFVAVFDADFVPSPDFLMRTVPFFSDDKVGMVQVRWGHLNREFSLLTQAQSIFLDGHFIIEHTARNRAGCFFNFNGTAGIWRRDTISDAGGWQHDTLTEDLDLSYRAQLKGWQFVFLPEVISPAEVPVDMNAFKSQQHRWAKGSIQTAKKLLPTILKSDLPLVVKREAFFHLTNNMAYLLMVLLSVLMPISMVVRFQHGLYGTLFLDLPFFLTATASVCFFYVAAQRERGAKGWERVKYLPFLMSLGIGMAISNAKAVAEALLNQQSGFARTPKTGAEGKKAVTVKKAYRGSKSLLPLVELLFAAYFTGALWFAIDARIYTSVPFIVLFLAGFLYVGSSSLLQGLSGRMKLVESTPAVDAADEQPRRAA encoded by the coding sequence ATGACCACCGTCGAGATCATCTTCCTGGGCGTCTATTTCAGTCTCTTGTGCGTGCTGGGAGTCTACGGCTCGCACAGGTACCGGATGGCGTTCCTGTACTACCGGCACAAGTTCAAGCTGCCGACGCCGAAGGGTGCGCTGGAGTCGCTGCCCAAGGTCACCATCCAGCTCCCCATCTTCAATGAGATGTACGTGGTGGAGCGCCTGGTGGAGTCGGTGTGCCGCATCGACTACCCGCGCGACCTGCTCGAAATCCAGGTCCTCGACGACTCGACGGATGAGACATGTGGCATCGCCCGGGCATGCGTGGAGCGCCAGCGCCAGAAGGGTCACGACATCGTCTACATCCACCGCGTCAACCGCCAGGGCTTCAAGGCGGGGGCGTTGGAGAACGGCCTGAAGCTGGCGAAGGGCCAGTTCGTGGCCGTGTTCGACGCGGACTTCGTGCCCAGCCCCGACTTCCTGATGCGCACCGTGCCGTTCTTCTCGGACGACAAGGTGGGCATGGTGCAGGTGCGCTGGGGGCACCTGAACCGCGAGTTCTCGCTGCTGACGCAGGCCCAGAGCATCTTCCTGGACGGCCACTTCATCATCGAGCACACCGCGCGCAACCGCGCGGGCTGCTTCTTCAACTTCAACGGCACCGCCGGCATCTGGCGCCGTGACACGATTTCCGACGCGGGCGGCTGGCAGCACGACACGCTCACCGAGGACCTGGACCTGAGCTACCGCGCCCAGCTGAAGGGCTGGCAGTTCGTGTTCCTGCCCGAGGTCATCTCCCCGGCCGAGGTGCCGGTGGACATGAACGCCTTCAAGAGCCAGCAGCATCGCTGGGCCAAGGGCTCCATCCAGACGGCGAAGAAGCTGCTGCCCACCATCCTCAAGAGCGACCTGCCTCTGGTGGTGAAGCGCGAGGCCTTCTTCCACCTCACCAACAACATGGCGTACCTGTTGATGGTGCTGCTGTCGGTGCTGATGCCCATCAGCATGGTGGTGCGCTTCCAGCACGGCCTGTACGGCACGCTGTTCCTGGACCTGCCCTTCTTCCTCACGGCCACCGCCAGTGTCTGCTTCTTCTATGTGGCGGCGCAGCGTGAGCGCGGCGCGAAGGGCTGGGAGCGGGTGAAGTACCTGCCGTTCCTCATGAGCCTGGGGATTGGCATGGCCATCAGCAACGCCAAGGCGGTGGCCGAGGCGCTGCTCAACCAGCAGTCGGGCTTCGCGCGCACGCCGAAGACGGGCGCCGAGGGCAAGAAGGCCGTCACCGTCAAGAAGGCGTACCGGGGCAGCAAGTCGCTGCTGCCGCTGGTGGAGCTGCTGTTCGCCGCGTACTTCACCGGCGCGCTGTGGTTCGCCATCGACGCGCGCATCTACACGTCGGTGCCCTTCATCGTCCTGTTCCTGGCGGGCTTCCTGTACGTGGGCAGCTCCAGCCTGCTGCAGGGCCTGTCCGGCCGGATGAAGCTGGTGGAGTCCACCCCCGCGGTGGACGCCGCCGACGAGCAGCCCCGCCGCGCGGCCTGA
- a CDS encoding PEGA domain-containing protein has translation MSLHRIVVFALVTVLAAPSAALAQDDFLAPLTTPSKPNTGKPKVVKKKPAKAPAKKPARAKAPAKGSKKPAAEDDLLLAPLTPAKTEVLVRMTGNVRGAKLFVDGKEFGVLSSAVVPVEVRPGEHHLVVRRQGYADFTRRIDVKSGTQAEVLVSMDATMGFATLTADVADAVVMVDGQQVGAVPQANVLLRPGSREIEFRAPGFKPDVHNITVFAGRTYEVTGNLRPLLDTSVATADVPKSPVLEPSSKLDRDDETAPGLSFTGDPETPEVEGSKPWYGRWYVWAGIGAVVAAGTVGAVMATQGGGASPLSPEAVCGPAGCDAVLGGIRSVRGGGAGLQAPPPAGAIRF, from the coding sequence ATGAGCCTCCACCGCATCGTCGTCTTCGCCCTGGTGACTGTCCTGGCCGCCCCTTCGGCCGCGCTCGCGCAGGATGACTTCCTGGCGCCGCTCACCACGCCGTCGAAGCCCAACACGGGCAAGCCCAAGGTGGTGAAGAAGAAGCCCGCGAAGGCACCCGCCAAGAAGCCCGCGCGCGCGAAGGCGCCCGCGAAGGGCAGCAAGAAGCCCGCGGCCGAGGACGACCTGCTGCTGGCGCCGCTGACGCCCGCGAAGACGGAGGTGCTCGTCCGCATGACGGGCAACGTGCGCGGCGCGAAGCTGTTCGTGGATGGGAAGGAGTTCGGCGTCCTCTCCTCGGCCGTCGTGCCGGTGGAGGTCCGCCCGGGCGAGCACCACCTGGTGGTGCGCCGGCAGGGTTACGCCGACTTCACGCGGCGCATCGACGTGAAGTCGGGCACGCAGGCGGAGGTGCTGGTGTCCATGGACGCCACCATGGGCTTCGCCACGCTGACGGCGGACGTAGCGGACGCGGTGGTGATGGTGGACGGGCAGCAGGTGGGCGCCGTGCCGCAGGCCAACGTGTTGCTGCGCCCGGGTTCACGCGAGATTGAGTTCCGGGCCCCGGGCTTCAAGCCGGACGTGCACAACATCACCGTGTTCGCGGGACGGACGTACGAGGTGACGGGCAACCTGCGGCCGCTGCTGGACACGTCCGTGGCCACCGCCGACGTGCCGAAGAGCCCGGTGTTGGAGCCGTCTTCCAAGCTCGACCGCGACGACGAGACGGCCCCCGGCCTGTCGTTCACTGGGGACCCGGAGACGCCCGAGGTGGAAGGCTCCAAGCCGTGGTACGGCCGCTGGTACGTGTGGGCCGGCATTGGCGCGGTGGTGGCGGCCGGCACGGTGGGCGCGGTGATGGCGACGCAGGGCGGTGGTGCCAGCCCGCTGAGCCCCGAGGCTGTGTGCGGTCCAGCGGGGTGTGACGCCGTGCTGGGCGGCATCCGCTCGGTGCGCGGTGGTGGCGCGGGGCTTCAGGCCCCTCCGCCCGCGGGCGCGATTCGCTTCTGA
- a CDS encoding M1 family aminopeptidase, translating to MRTFLHGCLLWCVLSGTPAWGGAPAEPLVSPEVQLCLQHLKPAERERAAKALGPLEELPLYRVQLEVDPETRGVKGRVQVEVLARKHPLTELYLRLTPNAQGRRVTLSDAKLGGRPVKLERPEPTLYRLSLESEPVPPGAAAVLDVAVEGLVPRAAAPSSGAAGGLLGGLMGGGGGRPSGGDHGAFSATADFISLVGVVPQVPPVGEDGRPWEGPQGIGDLGLYEPAHVLATITVPTGWAVHATGVPMGEVPERDGRVRYAFAAAAVRDFPLFVSRGYASSTATVNGVTVESHYAAADQAAGERVLKYATSMLAEFERRLGPLPYTHFRVVQAPLSGGAGGMEFPGLVTIATQLYRGAAGASELLGGGMQGMEDLEAMLGMLGQSGGGGGGVLGQLNGAMERTLEFTVAHEVAHQYFAGLVGSDPILEPVVDESLAQYAALLYLEWKHGKKVAESVRQETLVGQYHLYRMTGGKDGRADRPTGHFADEMEYGALVYGKAPLLHHASRKLVGDAAFLKALRAYVDMYRFKWTCKDCFTKELAKASPANASALERLRTRWWREAKGDEDLGKPRLESLLGGFEGLEGLEALQSLPGMDLEALQGMQGFEAFQEIDAQSKELLEQLIPGLMGE from the coding sequence ATGCGGACCTTCCTCCATGGGTGCCTGCTGTGGTGTGTGCTCTCCGGGACGCCGGCGTGGGGCGGTGCGCCCGCGGAACCCCTGGTTTCTCCCGAGGTTCAGCTGTGCCTCCAGCACCTGAAGCCCGCCGAGCGTGAGCGGGCCGCGAAGGCGCTGGGGCCCCTGGAGGAGCTGCCGCTCTACCGCGTGCAGTTGGAGGTGGACCCGGAGACCCGTGGGGTGAAGGGCCGGGTGCAGGTGGAGGTGCTGGCCCGGAAGCATCCGCTCACCGAGCTGTACCTGCGGCTGACGCCCAACGCGCAGGGCCGCCGGGTGACGCTGTCGGACGCGAAGCTGGGCGGCCGGCCCGTCAAACTGGAGCGACCGGAGCCCACGCTGTACCGCCTGTCCCTGGAGTCCGAGCCGGTGCCGCCGGGTGCCGCCGCGGTGCTGGACGTCGCGGTGGAGGGCCTGGTGCCGCGTGCCGCCGCGCCCTCGAGCGGGGCCGCGGGAGGCCTCCTCGGCGGTTTGATGGGCGGTGGGGGCGGGCGTCCTTCGGGCGGCGACCACGGGGCGTTCTCCGCCACGGCGGACTTCATCAGTCTGGTGGGCGTGGTGCCCCAGGTTCCGCCGGTGGGCGAGGACGGCAGGCCCTGGGAGGGCCCGCAGGGGATTGGAGACCTGGGCCTCTATGAGCCGGCGCACGTGCTGGCCACCATCACCGTGCCCACGGGCTGGGCGGTGCACGCCACCGGCGTGCCCATGGGCGAGGTCCCGGAGCGGGATGGGCGGGTGCGCTACGCCTTCGCCGCCGCGGCGGTGCGCGACTTTCCCCTCTTCGTGTCGCGGGGCTACGCCAGCTCCACCGCCACGGTGAATGGCGTCACGGTGGAGAGCCACTACGCCGCGGCGGACCAGGCCGCGGGCGAGCGCGTGTTGAAGTACGCCACGTCGATGCTGGCGGAGTTCGAGCGCCGTCTGGGGCCGCTGCCGTACACGCACTTCCGCGTGGTGCAGGCGCCTCTGTCCGGAGGCGCGGGCGGCATGGAGTTCCCGGGGCTGGTCACCATCGCGACGCAGCTGTACCGCGGCGCGGCGGGGGCCTCCGAGCTGCTGGGCGGCGGCATGCAGGGCATGGAGGACCTGGAGGCGATGCTGGGCATGCTGGGGCAGAGCGGGGGCGGGGGAGGAGGGGTGCTGGGACAGCTGAACGGCGCCATGGAGCGCACGCTGGAGTTCACCGTGGCGCACGAGGTGGCGCACCAGTACTTCGCGGGGCTCGTGGGCTCGGACCCCATCCTGGAGCCCGTGGTGGATGAGTCGCTGGCCCAGTACGCCGCGCTCCTCTACCTCGAATGGAAGCACGGCAAGAAGGTGGCGGAGTCGGTGCGCCAGGAGACGCTGGTGGGTCAGTACCACCTGTACCGGATGACAGGTGGGAAGGACGGCCGCGCGGACCGGCCCACGGGCCACTTCGCGGATGAGATGGAGTACGGCGCGCTCGTCTACGGCAAGGCGCCCCTGCTGCACCACGCCTCGCGGAAGCTGGTGGGAGACGCCGCCTTCCTCAAGGCCCTGCGCGCCTACGTGGACATGTACCGCTTCAAGTGGACGTGCAAGGACTGCTTCACGAAGGAACTGGCGAAGGCGAGCCCCGCCAACGCGAGCGCGCTGGAGCGGCTGCGCACGCGCTGGTGGCGGGAAGCGAAGGGCGACGAGGACTTGGGCAAGCCCCGTCTGGAGTCGCTGCTGGGCGGCTTCGAGGGACTGGAAGGGCTGGAGGCCCTGCAGTCGCTGCCCGGCATGGACCTGGAGGCGCTCCAGGGCATGCAGGGCTTCGAGGCCTTCCAGGAGATAGACGCCCAGTCGAAGGAGCTGCTGGAGCAGCTCATCCCCGGGCTGATGGGAGAGTGA